The Euzebyales bacterium genome contains a region encoding:
- a CDS encoding sulfotransferase: MRLPNFVVIGAAKAGTTALYWYLAEQPQIHMSPLKETNFFAYGVDGSGRLLYGDPELHRFPIRTLRDYRELFDGAGEAMAVGEVSPIYLECPQAADRIAAQLPDARIVCGLRNPVDRAYSDYLMYLRKRGCRLDPQRDLTPAAAWARPDSHWIRIGRYHEHLSRYFAAHRRTDIHIYLFDDLRAQPSAVVQAIYRFLGVDDGFIPDLDTPHNVGGVPASMTFERVLTSKRVRAVVEPWIPQGVANAVRRVRTSNLQRAPALPAELRSHIISHYRDDIARTAEVIDRDLQHWTRVDA; the protein is encoded by the coding sequence TTGAGGCTGCCGAACTTCGTGGTGATCGGCGCGGCCAAGGCTGGAACGACCGCGCTGTACTGGTACCTCGCCGAGCAGCCCCAGATCCACATGAGCCCGCTGAAGGAGACGAACTTCTTCGCCTACGGCGTCGACGGTTCCGGTCGGCTCCTGTATGGCGACCCGGAGCTGCACCGTTTCCCGATCCGCACCCTGCGGGACTACCGCGAGCTGTTCGACGGCGCCGGTGAGGCCATGGCCGTCGGCGAGGTCTCGCCGATCTACCTCGAGTGCCCACAGGCCGCGGACCGCATCGCCGCGCAGCTGCCGGACGCCAGGATCGTCTGCGGTCTACGCAACCCGGTGGACCGCGCGTACTCCGATTACCTGATGTACCTGCGCAAGCGTGGGTGTCGCCTCGATCCGCAGCGTGACCTGACGCCCGCCGCGGCGTGGGCGCGACCCGACTCGCACTGGATCCGGATCGGCCGGTACCACGAGCACCTGTCCCGCTACTTCGCCGCCCACCGCCGTACCGACATCCACATCTACCTGTTCGACGACCTGCGGGCACAGCCCTCCGCGGTCGTGCAGGCCATCTACCGGTTCCTCGGTGTCGACGACGGGTTCATCCCGGACCTCGACACACCGCACAACGTCGGCGGCGTCCCCGCGAGCATGACGTTTGAACGGGTGCTGACCAGCAAGCGCGTCAGGGCGGTCGTCGAGCCCTGGATCCCGCAGGGTGTTGCCAACGCCGTGCGACGCGTCCGGACGTCCAACCTGCAACGCGCGCCTGCGCTGCCGGCCGAGCTGCGGAGTCACATCATCTCCCACTACCGCGACGACATCGCCAGGACGGCCGAGGTCATCGATCGTGACCTGCAGCATTGGACGCGCGTCGATGCGTAG